The proteins below are encoded in one region of Bacteroides uniformis:
- the aroQ gene encoding type II 3-dehydroquinate dehydratase — translation MRIQIINGPNINLLGKREPSIYGSVTFEDYLAELRKKYADVQIDYFQSNIEGELIDKIQQVGFDVDGIILNAGAYTHTSIALQDAIRSVTSPVVEVHISNVHAREAFRHVSMISCACKGVILGFGLNSYRLAMEALKDY, via the coding sequence ATGAGGATACAGATTATTAACGGCCCCAATATAAATCTCTTGGGCAAACGTGAACCTTCCATTTACGGTAGCGTTACTTTTGAAGACTACCTTGCCGAACTCCGTAAGAAATATGCGGATGTACAGATTGACTATTTCCAGTCCAACATTGAGGGAGAGCTGATAGACAAGATTCAGCAGGTAGGTTTTGATGTGGACGGCATCATTTTGAATGCGGGTGCTTACACCCATACGTCCATCGCTCTGCAGGATGCTATCCGTTCGGTCACTTCTCCGGTGGTTGAGGTGCATATCTCTAATGTACATGCCCGCGAGGCTTTTCGTCATGTGTCCATGATTTCCTGCGCTTGTAAAGGTGTCATTCTCGGTTTCGGGCTGAACTCCTACCGTCTGGCCATGGAGGCGTTAAAAGATTATTAA
- the xerD gene encoding site-specific tyrosine recombinase XerD, producing MKSEEKSTNKEKQTLIIRKYHQYLKLEKALSPNTVDAYQTDLQKLLHFLEGEGIAILDTTLDDLQHFASGLHDIGIHPRSQARILSGIKSFFHFLVMADYLEGDPSELLEGPKIGFKLPEVLTVEEIDRIISAIDLGTNEGQRNRAILETLYSCGLRVSELCNLKISDLYFDEGFIKVEGKGSKQRLVPISSRAIKEIRNWFVDRNGGWKIKKDFEDYVFLARWGKNISRIMVFHLIKELAKKAGITKNISPHTFRHSFATHLLEGGANLRAIQSMLGHESIATTEIYTHIDRHRLRSEIIEHHPRNIKYRKEREIH from the coding sequence ATGAAATCAGAAGAAAAATCCACGAATAAGGAGAAACAAACGCTGATAATCAGAAAGTACCACCAGTATCTGAAACTGGAAAAAGCACTCTCACCCAATACAGTGGATGCTTACCAAACAGACTTACAGAAGCTGCTGCACTTTCTGGAAGGAGAGGGTATCGCTATCCTTGACACTACCCTGGATGACTTGCAGCATTTTGCCTCCGGACTGCACGACATCGGCATCCATCCCCGCTCGCAGGCACGCATCTTGTCGGGCATCAAGTCATTCTTCCATTTCCTCGTCATGGCCGACTACCTGGAGGGAGACCCCAGCGAACTGTTGGAGGGACCCAAAATCGGATTCAAGCTTCCAGAAGTACTGACGGTGGAAGAGATAGACCGCATCATCTCCGCCATTGACCTAGGCACAAACGAGGGGCAACGCAACCGGGCCATCCTCGAGACTCTATACAGTTGCGGCCTACGGGTATCGGAACTGTGCAACCTGAAAATCTCCGACTTGTATTTCGACGAAGGCTTCATCAAGGTAGAAGGTAAGGGCAGCAAACAGCGCCTTGTACCCATATCGTCCCGTGCCATCAAGGAGATAAGGAACTGGTTCGTGGACCGCAATGGAGGCTGGAAAATCAAGAAGGACTTCGAGGACTATGTATTCCTGGCACGCTGGGGCAAAAATATCTCGCGCATCATGGTATTCCATCTCATCAAGGAACTGGCGAAGAAGGCCGGCATCACCAAAAACATCAGTCCGCACACCTTCCGCCATTCCTTTGCCACCCACCTGCTTGAAGGAGGAGCCAACCTGCGCGCCATACAAAGTATGCTGGGCCACGAATCTATCGCTACAACAGAAATTTACACACATATTGACCGGCACAGATTGCGCAGTGAAATCATAGAACATCATCCCCGCAATATAAAGTACCGCAAAGAGCGAGAAATTCATTAA
- a CDS encoding TlpA disulfide reductase family protein: protein MKKIYLAYLLLIILSACGSKNTNSVYLNGEIKGLGNDTLYIYGTDKFYNRMDTLLVKDDKFSATLTTDTLVSTWLQFSDGTEYPLYLNKGDKIKIKGSAAELTSLEITGNAPNEELTAFQKELKGLSTPSEKALEEKAEAFINSHPSSLVSIYLLEKYFVQKPQPDFSLIKEMTEHMTGGLKDRPYVDELLDLIQEEEKVSVGKTIPYVNLPNAKGTQISRTSFKDKYLLIHFWASWDPQSMEANAALRRIYKKEEKNKLFALWGISLDIDRKEWEEAIKRDTLKWEQSCDFSGWNTAPIKQLAIQALPANLFLSPSGKIEGKNMSEEDIKKKLEEIEQKEKEKKESEKKLKKQNRR, encoded by the coding sequence ATGAAGAAAATCTATCTTGCATACCTTCTGCTTATTATATTGTCTGCCTGCGGCAGCAAAAATACAAATTCAGTCTACCTAAATGGTGAAATCAAAGGGCTGGGGAATGATACCCTTTATATATATGGTACGGACAAGTTCTATAACCGTATGGACACTCTGCTTGTCAAGGATGACAAGTTCTCTGCAACCCTCACCACCGACACGCTTGTCTCTACATGGCTGCAATTCAGTGACGGCACAGAATATCCGCTTTACCTGAACAAAGGAGACAAAATAAAGATAAAAGGCTCCGCCGCCGAGCTTACTTCACTGGAAATCACGGGGAATGCCCCCAATGAAGAACTGACAGCTTTTCAGAAAGAGTTGAAAGGTTTGAGTACTCCCTCGGAGAAAGCATTGGAAGAAAAAGCAGAAGCCTTCATCAACAGCCATCCTTCTTCGCTGGTAAGTATCTATCTGCTGGAGAAATATTTCGTGCAAAAACCGCAACCGGACTTCTCCTTAATCAAAGAAATGACAGAACACATGACCGGAGGCTTGAAAGACCGTCCGTATGTGGACGAACTGCTTGACCTTATCCAAGAAGAAGAGAAGGTATCCGTTGGGAAAACCATCCCTTACGTCAACCTGCCCAATGCCAAAGGCACACAAATCAGCCGTACTAGCTTTAAGGACAAATATCTGTTGATACATTTTTGGGCATCTTGGGACCCGCAAAGCATGGAAGCCAACGCTGCCCTGCGCCGGATTTACAAGAAAGAAGAAAAGAACAAGCTATTCGCACTCTGGGGCATTTCCTTGGATATCGACAGAAAGGAATGGGAAGAAGCAATCAAAAGAGATACCCTGAAGTGGGAACAGAGTTGTGATTTCTCCGGATGGAACACAGCGCCCATCAAACAGCTCGCCATACAAGCATTGCCTGCCAATCTGTTCCTTAGCCCTTCCGGAAAAATTGAAGGGAAGAATATGAGTGAGGAAGACATCAAAAAGAAACTGGAGGAGATAGAGCAAAAGGAAAAAGAGAAGAAAGAGAGTGAAAAGAAACTCAAAAAACAAAACCGACGGTAG
- a CDS encoding tetratricopeptide repeat protein — translation MTKKLYLPFLMAMIVALMTSCSKKMGELSSDYFTVTPQVLEAVGGKVPATINGKFPEKYFNKKAVVEVTPVLKWNGGEAKGQSAVFQGEKVEGNDQTISYKMGGSYTMKTSFDYVPEMAKSELYLEFKATVGKKTVTIPAVKVADGVISTSEMLEQTLGSANPANGDDAFQRIIKEKHDANIMFLIQQANVRASELKTAKEFGKEVKNIDEAENKKISNIEISAYASPDGGVGLNTTLAENRQDNTAKIINRDLKKAKINAAVDTKYTAQDWEGFQELVSKSNIQDKELILRVLSMYQDPEQREQEIKNISSVYKTLADEILPQLRRSRLTLNYEIIGKSDEEIANLADSDAKQLNIEELLYATTLTKDAAKQEAIFTKATQIYPNDFRAYNNLGKLAYQAGDLNKAESYFKKALSIKDAPEANMNLGLIALTKGDRTAAESYLSKASGSKELNEALGNLYVAQGQYDKAVSSFGDTKTNSAALAQILAKDYNKAKNTLAAIERPDAYTDYLMAVLGARTNNTSMVTSSLKNAIAKEPALAKKAASDLEFAKYFTNTDFMNIIK, via the coding sequence ATGACTAAGAAATTGTATCTGCCGTTTTTAATGGCAATGATTGTTGCATTAATGACATCGTGCAGCAAAAAGATGGGTGAATTGTCATCAGATTATTTCACCGTAACTCCTCAAGTTCTAGAGGCTGTAGGTGGTAAAGTTCCCGCTACAATCAACGGAAAATTCCCCGAAAAGTACTTCAACAAGAAGGCTGTGGTAGAAGTGACCCCTGTGCTGAAATGGAATGGCGGCGAAGCTAAAGGCCAATCGGCTGTGTTCCAGGGCGAAAAAGTAGAAGGTAACGACCAGACTATCTCTTACAAGATGGGCGGCAGCTACACTATGAAGACATCTTTCGACTATGTACCGGAAATGGCCAAATCCGAACTGTATCTGGAATTCAAGGCTACAGTAGGCAAAAAGACTGTCACTATCCCTGCTGTAAAAGTAGCTGATGGTGTAATCTCCACTTCTGAGATGCTGGAACAAACATTGGGCAGCGCTAACCCCGCCAATGGTGACGACGCTTTCCAACGTATCATCAAAGAAAAGCATGACGCCAACATCATGTTCTTGATTCAACAAGCCAACGTACGCGCCAGCGAATTGAAGACTGCCAAAGAATTCGGCAAAGAAGTGAAAAACATAGACGAAGCTGAAAACAAGAAAATCAGCAACATCGAAATCTCCGCATACGCTTCTCCCGATGGTGGTGTAGGCTTGAATACTACACTGGCTGAGAACCGCCAGGACAACACGGCTAAAATCATCAACAGAGATTTGAAGAAAGCAAAAATCAATGCAGCAGTAGACACCAAGTATACGGCTCAGGACTGGGAAGGCTTCCAGGAACTGGTATCCAAATCAAACATCCAAGATAAAGAATTGATTCTTCGCGTTCTTTCCATGTATCAGGATCCTGAACAAAGAGAACAAGAAATCAAGAACATCTCTTCTGTTTATAAGACTTTGGCTGACGAAATCCTGCCGCAACTGCGTCGTTCACGCCTGACTTTGAACTACGAAATCATCGGTAAGTCTGACGAAGAAATCGCAAACCTCGCCGACAGCGATGCCAAGCAGCTGAACATCGAAGAATTACTGTATGCCACCACCTTGACTAAAGATGCTGCCAAGCAAGAAGCCATCTTCACAAAAGCTACTCAAATCTACCCGAACGATTTCCGTGCTTACAACAACTTAGGTAAACTGGCTTATCAGGCTGGTGATCTTAACAAGGCTGAAAGCTACTTCAAGAAAGCTCTCTCCATCAAGGATGCTCCTGAAGCAAACATGAATCTCGGTCTGATTGCCTTGACCAAGGGCGACAGAACAGCAGCAGAAAGCTATCTGAGCAAGGCTTCCGGTTCTAAGGAACTGAACGAGGCATTGGGTAATCTGTATGTTGCTCAAGGACAGTACGACAAGGCTGTCAGCTCATTTGGCGACACTAAGACTAACAGCGCTGCTTTGGCACAAATCCTGGCTAAGGACTACAACAAGGCTAAGAACACACTGGCTGCTATCGAAAGACCAGACGCTTATACTGACTACCTGATGGCTGTACTTGGCGCAAGAACCAACAATACATCTATGGTAACCAGCAGTCTGAAGAATGCCATTGCAAAAGAACCGGCTTTGGCAAAGAAGGCTGCTTCTGACCTGGAATTCGCCAAATACTTCACTAACACTGACTTTATGAATATCATCAAATAA
- a CDS encoding YifB family Mg chelatase-like AAA ATPase yields the protein MLIKVFGAAVQGIDATLITIEVNSSRGCMFYLVGLPDSAVKESHQRIISALQVNGYRMPTSNIVINMAPADIRKEGAAYDLPLAIGILAASEVIQSDKLERYLLMGELSLDGSLQPIKGALPIAIKARELGFEGMIVPQQNAHEAAVVNNLKVYGAGNIKEVIEFFNGTQELTPTLVNTREEFYSQQSNFDFDFAEVKGQENVKRALEVAASGSHNILLIGSPGSGKSMLAKRLPSILPPLSLGESLETTKIHSVAGKLGKDGGLISKRPFRAPHHTISTVAMTGGGSFPQPGEISLAHNGILYLDELPEYSRNVLEVLRQPLEDRKITVSRIRCNVEYPASFMLVASMNPCPCGYYTHPTKACVCSPGQVQKYLNRISGPLLDRIDLQIEVTPLPFEEMADSRPGESSATIRERVIRARQIQEARYADIPGIYCNAQMNSKLLARHARPDDKGLAMLKTAMNRLNLSARAYDRILKVSRTIADLEGCELIQPAHLAEAIGYRNLDREDWAG from the coding sequence GTGCTCATAAAAGTTTTTGGAGCGGCTGTTCAAGGTATTGACGCAACCCTCATCACCATTGAAGTCAACAGTTCCAGAGGCTGTATGTTCTATTTAGTCGGTTTGCCGGACTCTGCGGTCAAAGAAAGCCATCAACGTATCATATCTGCTTTGCAGGTCAACGGCTACCGGATGCCGACCAGCAATATTGTCATCAACATGGCTCCGGCTGACATCCGCAAGGAAGGTGCAGCTTACGATTTACCTTTAGCCATCGGCATACTTGCCGCCAGCGAAGTTATCCAGTCCGATAAGCTGGAACGCTATCTGCTGATGGGTGAACTAAGCCTTGACGGCAGCCTGCAACCTATCAAAGGAGCACTCCCCATTGCCATCAAGGCCAGAGAACTGGGGTTTGAGGGTATGATTGTACCGCAACAGAATGCCCACGAAGCGGCAGTAGTAAACAATCTGAAAGTGTACGGAGCGGGAAACATCAAGGAAGTTATAGAATTCTTTAATGGCACGCAGGAATTAACCCCTACGTTAGTCAACACCCGCGAGGAATTCTATTCCCAGCAGAGCAACTTCGATTTCGACTTTGCAGAAGTAAAAGGACAGGAAAATGTGAAACGAGCCTTGGAGGTAGCTGCTTCGGGCAGCCACAATATACTTCTCATCGGTTCGCCGGGCAGCGGTAAGTCCATGCTTGCCAAGCGTCTGCCATCTATACTTCCTCCCCTCTCTTTGGGAGAGAGTCTGGAAACGACCAAGATTCATTCTGTTGCCGGAAAGTTGGGCAAAGACGGTGGACTCATCTCGAAACGCCCGTTCCGCGCCCCTCACCACACCATTTCTACGGTAGCGATGACCGGTGGAGGAAGTTTCCCCCAGCCCGGTGAAATCAGTCTGGCACATAACGGAATTTTATATCTTGATGAACTGCCAGAGTACAGCCGTAACGTATTGGAGGTTCTTCGCCAACCGCTGGAAGATAGGAAGATTACCGTGTCACGCATCCGATGCAATGTAGAGTACCCGGCAAGTTTTATGCTGGTAGCCTCTATGAATCCGTGTCCATGCGGGTATTACACGCATCCCACCAAGGCTTGTGTATGCAGTCCTGGACAAGTACAAAAGTACCTGAACCGCATATCCGGACCTTTGCTCGACCGTATCGACCTGCAAATTGAAGTCACCCCACTCCCCTTTGAAGAGATGGCAGATTCTCGCCCCGGCGAATCGAGCGCCACCATACGCGAGCGTGTGATACGTGCCCGACAAATTCAAGAAGCAAGGTATGCAGACATTCCCGGCATATATTGTAATGCCCAGATGAACAGTAAACTGCTTGCTCGCCACGCCCGTCCGGATGACAAAGGACTTGCCATGCTCAAAACTGCCATGAACCGCCTAAACCTTTCGGCCCGCGCCTACGACCGTATATTGAAAGTATCACGCACCATCGCCGACCTGGAAGGCTGCGAATTGATACAGCCGGCACACTTGGCGGAAGCTATCGGATATAGAAATCTGGATAGGGAGGACTGGGCAGGATAA
- the pyk gene encoding pyruvate kinase: protein MLLKQTKIVATISDQRCDVDFIKQLFDAGMNVVRMNTAHLGREGAEKLINNVRTVSNRIAILMDTKGPEVRTTVLAEPIPFKAGDRVKVVGNPEQETTRECISVSYPHFVKDLNVDGHILIDDGDLELVVVEKTPDYLLCEVQNEATLGSRKSVNVPGVRINLPSLTEKDRTNILYAIEKNIDFIAHSFVRNKQDILDIKAILDAHNSDIRIVAKIENQEGVDNIDEILEVADGVMIARGDLGIEVPQERIPGIQRVLIRKCILAKKPVIVATQMLHTMISNPRPTRAEVTDIANAIYYRTDALMLSGETAYGKYPVEAVKTMTKIAAQAEKDKLSDNDIRIPLDENSNDVTAFLAKQAVKATTKLKIRAIITDSYSGRTARNLAAFRGKYPVLAICYKEKTMRHLALSYGVEAIYMPELANGQEYYFAALRRLLKEGRLCPTDMVGYLSSGKEGTQTSFLEINVVEDALKHAEDSVLPNSNRYL from the coding sequence ATGTTATTGAAGCAAACGAAGATTGTCGCAACGATTTCTGACCAGCGCTGTGATGTTGATTTTATAAAGCAGTTGTTCGATGCAGGTATGAATGTTGTACGTATGAATACTGCACATCTTGGCCGTGAAGGTGCCGAGAAGTTGATAAACAATGTGCGTACGGTTTCCAACCGCATCGCTATCCTGATGGATACGAAAGGACCGGAGGTCCGCACGACGGTTCTGGCTGAGCCCATTCCTTTCAAGGCGGGCGACCGCGTGAAGGTGGTAGGCAACCCGGAGCAGGAGACTACCCGTGAATGTATCTCGGTATCCTATCCCCATTTCGTCAAAGACTTGAATGTGGACGGCCATATCCTTATTGATGACGGTGACTTGGAGTTGGTTGTTGTAGAGAAGACCCCCGACTACCTGCTCTGCGAAGTACAGAATGAGGCTACTCTGGGCAGCCGCAAGAGCGTCAACGTTCCCGGCGTCCGCATCAATCTGCCTTCTCTGACGGAGAAGGACCGCACCAATATCCTTTATGCCATTGAGAAGAACATAGACTTCATTGCCCACTCCTTTGTGCGCAATAAGCAGGATATACTCGACATCAAGGCGATTCTTGACGCTCATAACAGCGATATCCGTATTGTTGCTAAGATTGAGAACCAGGAAGGCGTTGATAATATCGATGAAATCCTGGAAGTAGCCGACGGTGTGATGATAGCTCGCGGTGACCTCGGTATTGAAGTTCCGCAGGAACGTATTCCGGGCATCCAGCGTGTGCTCATCCGCAAGTGTATTCTTGCCAAGAAGCCGGTGATTGTTGCCACACAGATGCTTCATACCATGATTTCCAATCCGCGTCCCACCCGTGCGGAGGTAACGGACATTGCCAATGCCATCTATTATCGTACGGATGCCTTGATGTTGAGCGGTGAAACCGCCTATGGAAAGTATCCGGTAGAAGCGGTGAAGACGATGACCAAGATTGCCGCCCAAGCGGAGAAAGACAAGCTGTCTGACAACGATATCCGTATTCCGCTGGACGAGAACAGCAACGACGTGACTGCGTTCCTGGCCAAACAAGCGGTAAAGGCTACCACCAAACTGAAAATCCGTGCAATCATCACCGACAGTTACAGCGGCCGTACTGCCCGTAACCTTGCCGCTTTCCGTGGCAAATATCCGGTGTTGGCCATCTGCTACAAGGAAAAGACCATGCGGCACCTTGCCCTTTCCTACGGTGTGGAAGCTATCTATATGCCCGAACTTGCCAACGGGCAGGAATATTACTTTGCAGCCTTGCGTCGCTTGTTGAAGGAAGGCCGTTTATGTCCTACGGACATGGTGGGCTACCTGAGTAGCGGTAAGGAAGGCACACAGACCTCTTTCCTTGAAATCAATGTCGTAGAAGATGCCTTGAAGCATGCTGAAGATAGTGTGCTGCCTAACAGTAACAGATACTTGTAG
- a CDS encoding discoidin domain-containing protein, whose product MKFKIVWVLVMMLSLHGYSREKYGDSFSFARSGTDILEVRKGNLSVGASTVASSSKGKHSSAKAVDGSLTSFWQSSQSAGWIVVDLKTSYSLTSICQVFHESSVWKFKVEGSVDKENWLLLVDKTKGASGDVFAESVSGVYRYVKLTVLESKDGFLPSSKEFVINGTNADKNIALGKQCTNVVLQKDHNPNDALDGNMSTYWIADNEQFPQSLTVDLEEVCTLSGIQQIFKDHDSWKFKIEGSNDELHWAVLVDNTDGISGFDFKTPVSGEFRYIRLTILGSAKGYWAHSCEFRVFGTEKDVVSLGGRELEDLAFNALAATSSFCDNNHTQKKAFDGDNTTFWYADNNAYPQWLCADLGLPCDVRNIKQTFVEKDVWSFIIEGSNDNKKWDLLADCRSGIAGTEYVKELNGVYRYIKLTILDAKSKSRAGSRSLVIKGFGSPRNATWWEETSGMTRYYPKYYRQTLNSIKDSLDILQAQGYRNIELSAIYEGDPSVWGGLGATNNYAIDPSIGTLEDFEDLLREVHARDMRLTFFGNVGYCWYKAPFFEKACDDQRNGVYSKERNWFHFSDKKLNDNWFWSDRAQAYYYSCWGNSDGAEGRIPSYNFNNWEWQEECRNYLDFWADKGVDGILLDAPEVYDGITDDIINESIIKVLNRRGILTNAEGASNIEKWISRFDFKLIQGFDMYGWGGGKRSEVLNARRNQNPCELNGKLKSYRDRIVALGATTITPPMWEIPATNEERLFELAYLISMGTVVINHYGDHHSDYIAQLILDKWPQKDQKKFYDLIRLQNGYNGLAPMGQRTCIPSNDDSKYTVFKRSNKDGKVSALVIMNFQNSTETISVNLKNTGILLGQTPLNLLDGDNIPPVLSEDYHITLPPYGYMILGIQNEE is encoded by the coding sequence ATGAAATTTAAGATTGTATGGGTATTGGTGATGATGCTATCTCTCCATGGCTATTCTCGGGAAAAGTATGGTGATAGTTTCTCTTTTGCAAGGTCTGGAACGGATATTCTTGAAGTAAGGAAAGGAAATTTATCGGTAGGAGCGTCCACTGTGGCATCTTCTTCCAAAGGGAAGCATTCTTCAGCCAAAGCTGTAGACGGTAGTTTGACTTCTTTCTGGCAATCTAGCCAGTCTGCCGGATGGATTGTAGTAGATTTGAAAACCTCTTATTCATTGACTAGCATTTGTCAGGTATTTCATGAATCGTCTGTTTGGAAATTCAAGGTAGAAGGCTCTGTTGATAAAGAGAATTGGTTGCTGTTGGTAGATAAGACGAAAGGAGCTTCCGGTGATGTTTTTGCAGAAAGTGTGAGTGGCGTGTACCGTTATGTAAAATTAACTGTCCTTGAGTCTAAAGATGGTTTTCTGCCTTCTTCGAAAGAATTTGTTATAAATGGAACAAATGCGGATAAGAATATTGCTTTAGGTAAGCAATGCACTAATGTGGTGCTGCAAAAGGATCATAATCCGAATGATGCTTTGGATGGAAATATGTCAACCTATTGGATTGCTGATAATGAGCAGTTTCCCCAATCTTTGACTGTTGATCTGGAAGAGGTTTGTACGTTATCCGGAATTCAGCAAATCTTTAAAGACCATGATAGCTGGAAGTTTAAGATTGAAGGTTCCAATGATGAATTGCACTGGGCTGTTTTGGTTGATAATACAGATGGTATTAGTGGATTTGATTTCAAAACTCCGGTTTCAGGAGAATTCCGTTATATTAGACTGACTATTTTGGGCTCAGCGAAGGGATATTGGGCACACAGTTGTGAATTTCGAGTTTTTGGAACAGAAAAAGATGTGGTTTCTTTAGGCGGTCGGGAACTTGAGGATTTGGCCTTTAATGCTTTAGCTGCCACTTCTTCGTTTTGCGACAATAATCATACTCAGAAGAAGGCCTTTGATGGTGACAATACTACTTTTTGGTATGCGGACAATAATGCTTATCCGCAATGGTTATGTGCGGATTTAGGTTTGCCATGTGATGTTCGGAATATAAAACAGACTTTTGTGGAAAAAGATGTTTGGTCCTTTATTATTGAAGGGTCAAATGATAATAAAAAATGGGACTTATTGGCAGACTGTCGTTCGGGTATTGCCGGTACTGAGTACGTAAAAGAATTGAATGGTGTATATCGGTATATCAAATTAACTATATTGGATGCCAAAAGTAAAAGTAGAGCAGGTAGCCGTTCGTTGGTCATTAAGGGGTTTGGTTCACCACGTAATGCAACGTGGTGGGAAGAGACTTCTGGTATGACAAGGTATTACCCCAAATACTATCGCCAAACGCTTAACTCTATAAAAGACAGTTTGGATATATTGCAGGCACAAGGTTATCGTAATATTGAACTTTCGGCTATATATGAAGGTGATCCTAGTGTGTGGGGAGGGCTTGGAGCTACAAATAACTATGCCATAGACCCGTCTATTGGAACATTGGAAGATTTTGAGGACCTTCTCCGTGAAGTACATGCACGGGATATGAGGCTGACTTTCTTTGGAAATGTTGGTTATTGTTGGTATAAAGCTCCTTTCTTTGAAAAAGCATGTGATGATCAGCGTAATGGTGTATATAGTAAGGAGAGGAACTGGTTTCATTTCAGTGATAAGAAGTTGAATGACAATTGGTTTTGGAGTGACAGAGCCCAGGCTTATTACTATTCGTGTTGGGGAAACTCGGATGGGGCTGAAGGACGCATTCCAAGCTACAACTTTAACAATTGGGAGTGGCAGGAAGAGTGTCGGAATTATCTGGACTTTTGGGCAGATAAGGGGGTGGATGGAATACTTCTGGATGCTCCTGAGGTCTATGATGGTATTACTGACGATATTATCAATGAGTCTATTATAAAAGTTTTAAATCGTAGAGGCATTCTAACTAATGCGGAGGGAGCTTCAAATATTGAAAAATGGATTAGCAGGTTTGATTTTAAACTAATTCAAGGTTTTGATATGTATGGTTGGGGCGGTGGAAAAAGAAGTGAGGTCTTAAATGCCAGAAGAAATCAGAACCCATGTGAATTGAATGGAAAGTTGAAGAGTTATAGAGACCGTATTGTGGCATTGGGGGCAACAACTATTACTCCACCAATGTGGGAGATTCCAGCTACTAATGAGGAGCGCCTTTTTGAATTGGCTTATTTAATTTCCATGGGGACAGTAGTAATAAACCATTATGGTGATCATCATTCGGATTATATAGCCCAATTAATTCTTGATAAGTGGCCTCAAAAGGACCAGAAGAAGTTTTATGATTTAATCAGGTTGCAGAATGGCTATAACGGGTTGGCTCCCATGGGACAGCGCACTTGTATTCCTTCAAATGATGATAGTAAGTATACTGTCTTTAAACGAAGCAATAAAGATGGGAAAGTTTCGGCCCTAGTCATTATGAATTTCCAGAATAGTACGGAAACCATTTCTGTGAATTTGAAGAATACGGGTATCTTGCTGGGACAAACTCCTCTAAATCTATTGGATGGAGATAATATACCACCTGTATTGTCTGAGGACTATCATATTACATTGCCTCCTTATGGGTATATGATACTCGGTATTCAAAATGAAGAATAA